From Besnoitia besnoiti strain Bb-Ger1 chromosome X, whole genome shotgun sequence, one genomic window encodes:
- a CDS encoding FG-GAP repeat-containing protein (encoded by transcript BESB_015960) produces MRSRRREEGGEEERRAFTSEFSCASSSSPLRSFASSLPFFAATARRLGATQTLRRAKMTTRASPLSPSPVYAHSDSSSSSSFPLRCVASPRVGTASARSSSSPFSSAAPVSPPSGASPLSPLGATARETAVSDGGPGAAVGGHTAGAEGDGGNARGTARMQSAREAFALESAPPAEASRGGLSVESHGDAGGGATRLGWPASAGGRRRGSRSFALFLILLLSIVLFVSFVITPFSSFLIDLSFPQHGTLSASSPSAFPDSSLFASAPAPGSSGVVAASDAEKGATANPSSPPLDVQGVSSASQPPRPPKTPSQLRLEAARAQGYSAAAAFPDDLAVEGSDGARGASQAARTSLSNTLFSRFAPLALFSSLSGSRSPPANSPGQKPHEATPPSGAATPPEGPSPPTAVGGDGPSGTDGGGAAGDGGSLPLFTSYRPVGWGAEGDGGGVADPQTSSPAAASSAPDAPVAPTATNASGGPAEGAAVPSTPATAGGGAFPASGAHPLGPLLPSGGTADGWRGELAEFADYNGDSHVDMIFISRAAPGLERQQSLPPTGSTGPVSPLAATPIQPTSTPRSQTFASVYVWAPAAGAFRFLVKTEIPDSAEALVALDWNGDGRADLLAVCVAGPHAVAEARREAAGLLRRLEAEEEGATHTARRSALPLEEAEGRPEGAADEGAQAEGLRKETGPGAADRKRQVEGAAREVESEVAGKHFYLVAYVQRADGRLERVWDSISGVDALLARLEKQRALRRSRVERAQRAVARRRQREARTGLGKKTVQRDALEGTTALRAQDAGAFAKERQEKEAEQAAERGGEEDANAHGESAPRRRRLADGGAPEDSEGGVVKEASGEEKAALAAAATPQPGSNQQDQAGHAASVFGTAFSAWASPLRRFTNRSLTFAGSAPVASAAQSPSSPSPSSLPFSSPAASTSGRRAAVATPCSRGGRAKQTVESLAADFTASVGSANDAEGDGDQEARDREAPAAPEQEDGISVQGVRVWARFPESRGAPRECDATRKHLEALAALPLLRYSSIHPLVADVTVDGRPDLVAQAPLFAAPSSSPPSFSDQVRRFVWVASPSATPVADRNRGGLAGAFRRLAGDAAPASQHAETALGSVDARGDAEDERRWRALRAEPTAPADGREAETAATARGEEGQGQRSAGTADAAAEEEAAARQRVEEEAFQPVLWRDLEMWVANAAEEEDKQRLGRIVSPHSSAVVDLDGDCRPDLVFQVELPASASSPPSPSSRFLEIWLSRFNPSDGRARFSLGSEGAFLPLPATAGQVAFADFNADGTLDLVMPTCLTAEACNGCCVDADRIVFAPNKQPGLCPSLWSFSDQSRGPCKAADNLCGTSEFFSLPPMNETSNQFTVSAIDADPRVHFYGDSDHPATLRVGDWNGDGFPDLAFIAVRNGGYRTARLYHNVPAENDPALRTFELAHDFSPQEGGDGTALLFDQMSFFDLFEDGSLDVFCMGQTQPPVFSPSPFSNSRAFLRSADSDARFLKVTTLSAADAVHSASLGDGELLNLIHQNEGKGEKGAATLLQLLRDDVPPYGVASHGPAFKLTVTDLNGLKTPRTATQLSQSAHSPLQLPYVFFGLGRTNNYIEEFYVGMPLYAQIYYNMWISLIPNSQVVVSPSPLYCPQAWQLDLSVNPSKHFFYILVTTVICLIVVAIIIFILDRREKAEDSELHRGFRSHFIIN; encoded by the exons ATGCGTTCGCGTcggcgagaggagggaggagaagaagagaggcgcgcatTCACCTCGGAGTTTTcttgcgcttcttcctcctcgcctctgcgttcgtttgcttcctcgctgccgttcttcgccgcgacagctcggcgcctcggggcgacgcagacgcttcGGCGAGCGAAAATGACGACGCGTGCGTCGCCCCTGTCTCCGTCTCCCGTCTATGCACACTCCgactcgtcttcctcctccagctTTCCTCTTCGGTGTGTCGCCTCTCCCCGGGTCGGgactgcctctgcgcgctcgtcttcttcgccattCTCTTCGGCGGCCCCCGTGTCGCCTCCGTCGGGCGCGtcccctctctcgccgttgggcgcgaccgcgcgggaGACAGCTGTCTCCGACGGCGGGCCTGGCGCGGCGGTGGGCGGACACACCGCGGGTGCCGAGGGGGACGGCGGCAACGCTCGAGGAacggcgcgcatgcagagtgCGCGCGAagccttcgccctcgagtccgcgccgcccgcagaggcgagcagagGCGGCCTCAGCGTGGAGTCtcacggcgacgcggggggcggcgccacgcgcctgggatggcctgcgtctgctggagggcgacggcgaggaagccgtTCGTTCGCGTTGTTCCTgattcttctcctctctatTGTGCTGTTTGTCTCCTTCGTCATCAcgcccttctcctccttcctcaTTGATCTCTCGTTTCCGCAGCATGGAACGCTCTCAGCCTCGTCACCTTCCGCGTTCCCCgactcctctctcttcgcatCTGCGCCCGCCCCTGGGTCCTCTGGTGTTGTTGCAGCCTCGGACGCCGAGAAAGGCGCGACGGCAAAcccctcgtctcctccgctaGATGTGCAGGGAgtttcttccgcttctcagccgcctcgcccgcccaAGACGCCCTCCCAGCTgcggctggaggcggcgagggcgcaaGGCTactccgcggccgcagcgttTCCCGATGACCTCGCCGTCGAGGGctccgacggcgcgcggggtGCGTCTCAGGCCGCCAGAACGTCCCTCTCGAATAcgcttttctctcgtttcgcgccgctcgctttGTTCTCTTCGCTGAGCGGGTCGCGCAGCCCCCCCGCCAACTCTCCGGGGCAGAAACCGCATGAGGCGACTCCCccaagcggcgccgccacgccccccgaggggccttcgcctccgaccgcggtcggaggcgacggccccTCGGGAACGGACGGTGGGGgagctgcgggcgacggaggctCCCTCCCGCTTTTCACGTCGTACAGGCCAGTGGGctggggggcggagggggacGGAGGGGGCGTGGCGGATCCGCAgacctcctcgccggcggcggcaagcTCCGCCCCGGACGCGCCTgtggcgccgacggcgacaaACGCGAGTGGCGGacctgcggagggcgcagctGTCCCCTCCACGCCTGCGaccgcggggggcggggcgttCCCTGCGAGCGGAGCCCACCCGCTAGGGCCTTTGTTGCCTTCGGGGGGGACGGCCGACGGGTGGCGGGGCGAGCTCGCGGAGTTTGCAGACTACAACGGCGATTCGCACGTGGATATGATTTTTATTTCGCGGGCCGCGCCTGGTCTCGAGCGGCAGCAGTCCCTGCCGCCAACGGGGTCTACGGGGCCTGTCTCTCCGCTTGCCGCGACTCCGATTCAGCCAACGAGCACGCCGCGGTCGCAGACGTTCGCGTCCGTGTACGTCTGGGCccccgcggcaggcgccttccgcttcctcgtcaAGACCGAGATCCCCGACTCCGCCGaggccctcgtcgccctcgactggaacggcgacggccgcgcagacCTTCTCGCCGTGTGCGTGGCGGGTCCCCACGcggtcgcagaggcgcgccgcgaggccgcgggcctcctgcgtcgcctcgaggctgaggaggaaggcgccacGCACACGGCGAGAAGGTCTGCGCTCccgctcgaggaggcggagggaaggccagagggcgcagccgacgaaggcgcgcaggcggaggggctccggaaggagacagggccAGGAGCCGCAGATCGGAAGAGGCAGGttgagggcgccgcgcgagaggtaGAGAGCGAGGTCGCGGGCAAGCATTTCTACTTGGTCGCATACgtgcagcgcgccgacgggCGGCTAGAGAGAGTCTGGGACTCGATCTCAGGCGtcgacgcgctgctggcgcgtctGGAGAAACAgcgggctctgcgccgctcgcgcgtcgagcgggcgcagagggccgtcgcgagaagaagacagcgggaggcgcgcacaGGCCTGGGCAAGAAGACGGTCCAgcgcgacgccctcgaggGGACGACtgctctgcgtgcgcaggaCGCTGGCGCGTTCGCGAAGGAACGGCAGGAAAAAGAGGCGGAgcaggctgcagagagaggaggcgaggaggacgcgaatGCTCACGGGGAGAGCGCCcccaggagacgcaggctgGCTGACGGAGGTGCTCCCGAGGACTCTGAAGGGGGGGTCGTGAAAGAGgccagcggagaagaaaaggctgcgttggcggccgccgccaccccACAGCCGGGCAGCAACCAGCAAGACCAGGCTGGGCACGCGGCGTCCGTTTTTGGCACTGCATTCTCCGCctgggcgtctccgctgcggaggtTCACGAACCGAAGCCTGACGTTCGCGGGATCAGCCCCTGTGGCTTCGGCCGCGCaatcgccttcttctccctcgccgtcgtctctgcccttttcttcgcctgccgcctccacctcggggcgccgcgcggcagtcGCCACGCcttgcagccgcggcgggcgcgcgaagcagactgtcgagtcgctcgcggctgACTTCACCGCCTCTGTGGGGTCGGCGaacgacgccgagggagacGGTGAtcaagaggcgcgcgaccgcgaggctcctgcggcgcctgagcAAGAGGATGGAATTTCGGTTCAAGGCGTGCGCGTGTGGGCGCGGTTTCCAGAgtcccgcggcgcgccgcgggagtgcgacgcgacgcgcaagcacctcgaggcgctggcggcgctgccgcttctgcgcTACTCCTCCATCCATCCGCTGGTCGCCGACGTCACCGTGGACGGCCGCCCAGATCttgtcgcgcaggcgcccctcttcgccgccccgtcctcgtctccgccgtccttCTCTGACCAAGTCCGACGCTTCGTCTGGGTGGCATCGCCCAGCGCCACGCCCGTCGCCGACCGAAACCGCGGGGGTCTGgcaggcgccttccgccgcctggcgggcgacgcggcgcctgcgtcgcaacacgcagagacggcgcttGGGTCCGtagacgcgagaggcgacgccgaggacgaaCGACGCTGGCGAGCTCTCCGCGCGGAGCCGacagcgccagcagacggccgcgaggcagagactgCGGCGACCGCACGCGGTGAAGAAGGCCAagggcagcgcagcgcgggcaccgcagacgcagccgcggaagaggaagcggccgcgagacaaagagtggaggaggaggccttcCAGCCGGTGCTCTGGAGAGATCTCGAGATGTGGGTCGCGAatgcggcggaagaagaagacaagcAGAGACTCGGGAGAATCGTCTCGCCGCACAGCAGCGCGGTCGTCGACCTCGACGGCGACTGTCGCCCCGACCTCGTATTC CAAGTCGagctgcctgcctctgcgtcgtcgccgccttcgccctcttcgagATTTCTCGAGATTTGGTTGAGTCGCTTCAATCCaagcgacggccgcgcgcgcttctccctcggcagcgagggcgcgttCCTTCCGCTTCCAGCAACCGCTGGACaggtcgccttcgcggactTCAATGCGGACG GGACGCTGGATCTCGTGATGCCGACGTGCCTCACCGCGGAAGCCTGCAacggctgctgcgtcgaCGCAGATCGCATCGTCTTCGCTC CGAACAAGCAGCCGGGCCTCTGTCCGTCGCTGTGGAGCTTCAGCGACCAAAGCCGCGGCCCCTGCAAGGCGGCAGACAATCTCTGCGGCACTTCGGAGTTCTTCAGCCTCCCCCCGATGAACGAAA CTTCTAACCAATTCACCGTCTCGGCCATCGACGCCGACCCTCGCGTGCACTTCTACGGAGACAGCGATCATCCTGCTACCTTGCGC GTCGGCGACTGGAATGGGGACGGCTTTCCAGACTTGGCTTTCATCGCGGTGCGGAATGGCGGCTACCGGACTGCGCGTCTTTACCACAACGTCCCTGCGGAG AACGACCCGGCGCTTCGGACCTTTGAACTGGCTCACGATTTCtcgccgcaggagggcggagacgggaCTGCGCTGCTTTTTGATCAGATGTCTTTCTTCGACCTCTTCGAGGAT GGGAGCCTCGACGTGTTTTGCATGGGTCAGACTCAGCCGCCGgtcttctcgccctcgccgttcAGCAACAGTCGCGCATTCCTGCGCTCCGcggacagcgacgcgcgatTTCTCAAAGTCACCACTCTGAGCG caGCCGACGCGGTGCACAGTGCGAGtctgggcgacggcgagcttCTGAATTTGATTCATCAAAACGAAGGAAAGGGAGAAAAGGGCGCAGCGActctgcttcagctgctgcgcgacgacgTGCCTCCAtacggcgtcgcctctcacg GACCTGCGTTCAAGCTGACTGTCACCGATCTGAACGGCCTGAAGACGCCGCGAACAG CCACGCAGCTCAGTCAGTCGGCGCACTCGCCGCTCCAGCTGCCGTACGTCTTCTTCGGTCTCGGCCGCACAAACAACTACATCGAGGAATTCTACGTCGGCATGCCGCTCTACGCGCAG ATTTACTACAACATGTGGATTTCTCTGATTCCGAATTCCCAAGTCGTTGTTTCGCCGTCTCCACTCTACTGTCCGCAAGCGTGGCAGTTGGATCTCTCCGTCAATCCATCGAAACACTTTTTCTACATCCTCGTC ACGACGGTGATTTGCCTCATCGTCGTTGCCATTATTATCTTCATTCTAGATCGGCGCGAGAAG GCAGAAGACTCGGAACTTCACCGCGGCTTCCGCAGTCACTTCATCATCAACTGA
- a CDS encoding hypothetical protein (encoded by transcript BESB_015970) — translation MTSASRASSSPHSSSVEEAPSATSQSASATPPLSSFARTCVFSSPACEDPSSPSPPSPLSPRAALPSSLSSLRDEDLPPLDLPSPGAAGGRKGTAAKKRTRGAGADPRGDAFQHRKTTQAWLRERERKRQKRRHAMLAELGLVDTEESAQTTAAFSTRDAADGGRRAAPSEQVCAMRSTHPPEDVQERKEGAAPVLRKVKANQLSSDEECESPRAHSLTRLSPSSFFADEARATAVAAAPTWRSALRQLWAHARSEFSAACNASSAREAPSRAAPVAQADRSDAAETDAQTGTAPAPLSLSSDTAPSADEGERGGSRGRGRARRKGTRSRRQGEGDARGEREEGRGRLLGAGRARIPAKKGGVRRSPPTEETREEDLFAEEGEEERQRRLAEEARRERESREADKQAQDTIEAVNKIWAMQMSEVNLREKEEEAVQEDALQFLRRKQLLLSQNTPPRSGGGGDDDSAYVLSASLQHLLGLSSRSASSVERQRSISCFAFCSLALKPRAAANLHRACLNLLADQREPAEAYDEELRLKLAVWDDSLDAPPPVPASSLPGFASLFSFSPAEKTSPPRVSKKPLPSRVIVGCRQRFGTLAEALGKLRGLPPCCRAAIRCEVDGDVCTHDTVFGDESLALEDDIQIDVCFPREASQPLPHAHGAAAHTNAQEATQDHAVPLNDGTILILDD, via the exons ATGACGTCCGCATCCCgtgcttcgtcctcgcctcaCTCGAGTTCTGTCGAGGAagcgccttccgcgacgtcgcagtctgcctctgcgacgcctccgctctcgagTTTTGCGCGCACAtgcgtcttctcttcgccaGCCTGCGAAGatccgtcttcgccgtctccgccgtcgccgctgtctccgcgcgccgctctgccaAGTagtctctcttcgcttcgcgaCGAGGATCTTCCGCCGCTCGACTTGCCCTCCCCTGGGGCTGCGGGTGGCAGGAAGGgcacggcggcgaagaagcgaacgCGAGGAGCAGGAGCCGACCCTAGGGGCGACGCGTTTCAGCATCGAAAAACCACACAGGCCTGGCTGAGAGAGCGCGAAAGAAagcggcagaagcggcgCCACGCGATGCTCGCCGAGCTGGGGCTCGTGGACACGGAGGAATCGGCACAGACGACAGCAGCCTTCTCAActcgcgacgcagccgatggaggccgccgcgcggcgccctctgaACAAGTCTGCGCCATGCGCTCCACCCACCCTCCCGAAGACGTgcaggagaggaaagaaggcgccgccccggTCCTGCGCAAGGTGAAAGCGAACCAGCTCTCCTCAGATGAGGAATGCGAAAGCCCGCGCGCCCACAGCCTCacccgcctctcgccgtcttctttcttcgccgacgaagcgcgcgcgaccgcggtggccgccgcgccgacctggcgcagcgcgctgaggcagctgtgggcgcatgcgcgaagCGAGTTCTCAGCCGCCTGCaacgcgtcctccgcgcgagaggcgccttcTCGGGCGGCGCCAGTCGCTCAAGCCGACAggagcgacgcagccgaaacagacgcgcagacaggcacggcccctgcgccgctctcgctctcctctgacaccgcgccttcggctgacgagggcgagcggggggggagccgcggacgcggcagggcgcggcggaagggcaCGCGATCCCGACGAcaaggcgagggcgacgcgcgcggagagcgagaagaaggccgcgggcgcctgcttGGCGCTGGACGCGCAAGGATACCAGCCAAGAAAGG cggcgtgcgccgcagcccgccgacagaggagacgcgcgaagaagatctttttgcagaggaaggcgaagaggagagacagcggaggctggcggaggaggcgcgccgcgagcgggaaAGCCGCGAAGCCGACAAACAG GCGCAGGACACG ATTGAAGCGGTGAACAAGATTTGGGCGATGCAGATGTCTGAAGTAAACTTgagggagaaggaagaagaggccgtGCAGGAAGATGCGCTCCAGTTCCTCCGGCGgaagcagctcctcctctcgcaaAACACCCCaccgcgaagcggaggcggaggagacgacgacagTGCGTACGTTCTTTCGGCTTCTTTGCAGCATCTCCTGGggctgtcgagtcgctctgCGTCGAGCGTGGAGCGACAGCGTAGCATTTCGTGCTTTGCGTTCTGCAGTCTGGCTTTGAAgcctcgagccgccgcgAATCTGCACCG AGCGTGCCTCAATCTCCTTGCCGACCAACGCGAGCCCGCCGAGGCGTACGACGAAGAGCTCAG GCTGAAGTTGGCCGTCTGGGACGACTCGCTCGACGCTCCCCCTCCTGTGCCAGCCTCCTCTTTGCCAGGATTTGCGTCGctgttttccttctcgccggcaGAAAagacttcgccgccgcgggtctCGAAGAAGCCTCTTCCCTCTCGAGTTATCGTGGGCTGT agACAGCGCTTCGGCACgttggcggaggcgctgggcaagctgcgcggcctcccgcCCTGCTGCCGAGCTGCGATCCGCTGCGAAGTGGACGGCGACGTCTGCACTCACGACACAGTTTTCG gcgacgagtcgctcgcgctggAGGACGACATTCAGATCGACGTGTGCTTCCCGCGAGAGGCCAGTCAACCCCTGCCGCATGCccacggcgctgctgcgcacaCCAAC GCtcaggaggcgacgcaggaccACGCTGTCCCGCTGAACGATGGAACGATTTTAATCCTGGATGATTGA
- a CDS encoding calcium-dependent protein kinase CDPK1 (encoded by transcript BESB_015950), which translates to MGQQESTLGGAAGASAAETRSRSAGAGDKLHATPGMFVQHSTAIFSDRYKGQRVLGKGSFGEVILCKDKITGQECAVKVISKRQVKQKTDKESLLREVQLLKQLDHPNIMKLFEFFEDKGYYYLVGEVYTGGELFDEIISRKRFSEVDAARIIRQVLSGITYMHKNKIVHRDLKPENLLLENKSKDANIRIIDFGLSTHFEASKKMKDKIGTAYYIAPEVLHGTYDEKCDVWSTGVILYILLSGCPPFNGANEYDILKKVEKGKYTFELPQWKKVSESAKDLIRKMLTYVPSMRISARDALDHEWIQTYTKEQISVDVPSLDNAILNIRQFQGAQKLAQAALLYMGSKLTSQDETKELTAIFQKMDKNGDGQLDRAELIEGYKELMKMKGQDASMLDASAVEHEVDQVLEAVDFDKNGYIEYSEFVTVAMDRKTLLSRERLERAFHMFDSDHSGKISSSELATIFGVSDVDSETWKSVLAEVDKNNDGEVDFEEFQQMLLKLCGN; encoded by the exons ATGGGTCAGCAAGAAAGCACGCTcggcggagctgcaggagcctccgccgcagagactcgCAGCCGCAGTGCAGGGGCGGGCGACAAGCTCCACGCCACCCCAGGGATGTTCGTGCAGCACTCGACTGCGATCTTCTCCGATCG ctACAAGGGCCAGCGCGTGTTAGGTAAAGGTTCGTTCGGCGAAGTGATTCTGTGCAAGGACAAGATCACAGGGCAGGAGTGCGCGGTCAAGGTGATCAGCAAGCGCCAGGtgaagcagaagacagacaaggagtcgctgcttcgcgaagtgcagctgctgaagcagcttGATCATCCGAACATCATGAAGCTCTTTGAGTTCTTCGAGGACAAGGGGTACTACTACCTCGTCGGCGAAGTCTACACCGGAGGCGAGCTCTTCGACGAAATCATCTCGCGCAAGCGCTTCAGCGaagtcgacgccgcgcgcatcATCCGCCAGGTGCTCAGCGGCATCACCTACATGCACAAGAACAAAATCGTCCACAGAGACCTCAAACCCGAAAACCTCCTCCTCGAAAACAAGAGCAAAGACGCTAACATCCGCATCATCGATTTCGGCCTCAGCACCCACTTCGAAGCCAGCAAGAAAATGAAAGATAAGATCGGCAC GGCCTACTACATCGCCCCCGAGGTGCTCCACGGCACCTACGACGAAAAGTGCGACGTCTGGTCGACGGGTGTCATCCTCTACATCCTTCTCTCTG GATGCCCTCCCTTCAACGGCGCGAACGAATACGACATCCTCAAGAAGGTTGAGAAAG GGAAGTACACGTTTGAGTTGCCGCAGTGGAAGAAGGTCTCCGAGAGCGCGAAGGACCTGATTCGCAAGATGCTGACGTACGTCCCGAGCATGCGTAtcagcgcccgcgacgctcTTGACCATGAGTGGATTCAGACTTACACCAAGGAGCAAATCAGCGTCGACGTTCCCTCCCTCGACAACGCCATCCTCAATATCCG CCAGTTCCAAGGCGCGCAGAAGttggcgcaggcggcgctgctgtaCATGGGCTCGAAGCTGACGAGCCAAGATGAAACGAAGGAGCTGACGGCGATCTTCCAGAAGATGGATAAGAACGGCGACGGTCAGCTGGATCGCGCCGAGCTCATCGAGGGATACAAGGAGTTGATGAAGATGAAGGGTCAGGACGCATCCATGCTGGACGCCAGCGCCGTTGAGCACGAAGTGGACCAAGTCCTCGAGGCTGTCGACTTCGACAAGAACGGATACATCGAATACTCGG AATTCGTGACGGTGGCTATGGACAGGAAGACTCTGCTGTCTCGCGAGCGTCTGGAGCGCGCGTTCCACATGTTCGACTCCGATCACTCCGGCAAGATCTCCTCGTCAGAGCTTGCGACG ATTTTTGGCGTGTCGGACGTCGACAGCGAGACGTGGAAGTCTGTGTTGGCGGAGGTGGACAAGAACAACGATGGGGAAGTCGACTTTGAGGAGTTCCAGCAGATGCTTCTGAAGCTCTGCGGCAACTAA
- a CDS encoding hypothetical protein (encoded by transcript BESB_015980), with protein sequence MARRTLSALVLAAAAPLLIDSSSQARHSGAVFLLSFAGTVPSVAAADKSRLSAADADDLQLVADEDGGVRLASHTLGTPSRAPRGGVLSRKRLSAAVTALALSAAVGVLVKGLVDRSRAAATPAKSVDQVEPPRPLDEVELPRPLDEVELPRPPDQVKLPRPRDQVEPPRPLDEVEPPRPFDEVELPRPRDQVEPPRPLDEVEPPRPFDEVELPRPLDQLELPRPLDQLELPRRRDQVELPIEAMAAKPVAAKPAALRFGFLEKAKRYLEVFGNDVKDALGTKRSAAAVVIMALVTLALTVAAIYISRANKQHSPEKVVEAFLSAVSP encoded by the coding sequence ATGGCTCGACGGACTCTCAGCGCCCTCGtcctggcggcggccgcgccgctcctcaTCGATTCTTCGTCCCAGGCGCGCCACAGCGGCGCAGTGTTCCTGCTCTCCTTCGCAGGCACCGTCccgagcgtcgccgcggcagacaaGTCGAGACTcagcgctgcagacgccgacgacctGCAGCTGGTcgccgacgaggacggcggcgtccgcctcgccaGCCACACCCTCGGCACGCCcagcagagcgccgcgcggtggCGTGCTCTCCCGCAAGCGGTTGTCCGCTGCCGTCACCGCCttggcgctctccgccgccgtcggcgtcctcgtgAAAGGCCTCGTTgaccgcagccgcgccgcagcgacgccggcgaaatCAGTTGACCAAGTGGAGCCGCCGAGACCACTTGACGAAGTGGAGCTGCCGAGACCACTTGACGAAGTGGAGCTGCCGAGGCCACCTGACCAAGTGAAGCTGCCGAGGCCTCGTGACCAAGTGGAGCCGCCGAGACCACTTGACGAAGTGGAGCCGCCGAGGCCTTTTGACGAAGTGGAGCTGCCGAGGCCTCGTGACCAAGTGGAGCCGCCGAGGCCACTTGACGAAGTGGAGCCGCCGAGGCCTTTTGACGAAGTGGAGCTGCCGAGGCCTCTTGACCAACTGGAGCTGCCGAGGCCTCTTGACCAACTGGAGCTGCCGAGGCGTCGTGACCAAGTGGAGCTGCCGATAGAAGCGATGGCGGCGAAGCCCGTTGCCGCGAAGCCTGCGGCGTTGCGTTTCGGTTTTCTTGAGAAGGCCAAAAGGTACCTCGAGGTTTTCGGGAATGACGTTAAGGACGCCCTCGGCACGAAGAGGAGCGCTGCCGCAGTTGTGATCATGGCGCTGGTGACCTTGGCTCTCACTGTCGCCGCGATTTACATCTCACGAGCGAACAAGCAGCACTCGCCGGAGAAGGTCGTTGAAGCATTCCTCTCTGCTGTGTCCCCCTAG